The following are encoded together in the Daucus carota subsp. sativus chromosome 5, DH1 v3.0, whole genome shotgun sequence genome:
- the LOC108220843 gene encoding transcription factor bHLH130-like isoform X2: MNFDMNNIVQDSYHNNSSNENSYGDSLNSSLSHYPRHSSSLTSQAGHLDNSSLYRGSFMGMDDQVKTSAGLMRQNTSPPGYISHLANKSGYGGMRDVGNYRLGNGNNRDLTSSRLKSQISLSSGIPSSLGMLPQISETDGGNTEPTSNVDTKNRCVRDTQYHNSGYPLRSWNDSLNFADSYTLKRELDVDDRLFSSIQNGEIQNRPSLFSHHLSLPKTLSDISCMNKLLQFQDSVPCKIRAKRGCATHPRSIAERVRRTRISERMRKLQELVPHMDKQTNTADMLDLAVDYIKDLQKQYKTLNDNRANCRCSAMQKQGLK, from the exons ATGAACTTCGACATGAACAACATTGTTCAAGATAGTTACCACAACAACAGTTCCAATGAGAATTCTTATGGGGACAGTCTGAATTCTTCGTTATCGCATTATCCCAGGCATAGTTCAAGTTTAACATCACAAGCTGGACATTTGGATAATTCTAGTTTGTATAGAGGGAGTTTTATGGGAATGGATGATCAAGTCAAAACGTCTGCAGGTCTAATGCGGCAAAATACTTCTCCGCCTGGATATATCTCCCACCTTGCTAATAAATCTG GCTATGGGGGAATGAGAGATGTTGGAAATTACAGACTGGGCAATGGTAATAACAGAGACTTGACTTCAAGCAGATTGAAGAGTCAGATAAGCTTATCATCTGGAATACCATCATCCTTAGGGATGTTGCCTCAGATATCTGAAACTGATGGCGGGAACACTGAACCAACTAGTAATGTTGATACAAAGAACAGATGTGTTAGGGACACTCAGTATCACAACTCTGGCTACCCTTTACGGTCCTGGAATGATTCTTTGAATTTTGCCGACAGCTACACTTTGAAGAGGGAACTTGATGTTGATGACAGATTATTCTCTAGTATTCAG AATGGTGAAATTCAAAATCGTCCATCGCTGTTTTCACATCATTTAAGTTTGCCAAAGACTTTAAGTGATATATCCTGCATGAACAAATTGCTGCAGTTTCAAGATTCTGTCCCCTGTAAGATCCGTGCCAAGCGAGGTTGTGCTACTCATCCACGTAGCATTGCAGAGAGG GTGAGAAGGACAAGAATCAGCGAACGAATGAGAAAACTACAAGAGCTTGTCCCCCACATGGATAAG CAAACGAACACTGCAGACATGTTAGATTTGGCTGTTGACTACATAAAAGACCTCCAAAAACAGTACAAG ACACTTAATGATAATCGGGCAAACTGTAGATGTTCGGCCATGCAGAAGCAAGGACTCAAGTGA
- the LOC108220843 gene encoding transcription factor bHLH130-like isoform X1 — protein MYDDSRALFSDSSAIISSNFSPKGEQHNLFPRSRMNFDMNNIVQDSYHNNSSNENSYGDSLNSSLSHYPRHSSSLTSQAGHLDNSSLYRGSFMGMDDQVKTSAGLMRQNTSPPGYISHLANKSGYGGMRDVGNYRLGNGNNRDLTSSRLKSQISLSSGIPSSLGMLPQISETDGGNTEPTSNVDTKNRCVRDTQYHNSGYPLRSWNDSLNFADSYTLKRELDVDDRLFSSIQNGEIQNRPSLFSHHLSLPKTLSDISCMNKLLQFQDSVPCKIRAKRGCATHPRSIAERVRRTRISERMRKLQELVPHMDKQTNTADMLDLAVDYIKDLQKQYKTLNDNRANCRCSAMQKQGLK, from the exons ATGTATGATGATTCTCGAGCATTATTCTCTGATTCTAGTGCTATAATTTCTTCGAATTTCAGCCCGAAAGGAGAACAACACAATTTGTTTCCTAGGAGCAGAATGAACTTCGACATGAACAACATTGTTCAAGATAGTTACCACAACAACAGTTCCAATGAGAATTCTTATGGGGACAGTCTGAATTCTTCGTTATCGCATTATCCCAGGCATAGTTCAAGTTTAACATCACAAGCTGGACATTTGGATAATTCTAGTTTGTATAGAGGGAGTTTTATGGGAATGGATGATCAAGTCAAAACGTCTGCAGGTCTAATGCGGCAAAATACTTCTCCGCCTGGATATATCTCCCACCTTGCTAATAAATCTG GCTATGGGGGAATGAGAGATGTTGGAAATTACAGACTGGGCAATGGTAATAACAGAGACTTGACTTCAAGCAGATTGAAGAGTCAGATAAGCTTATCATCTGGAATACCATCATCCTTAGGGATGTTGCCTCAGATATCTGAAACTGATGGCGGGAACACTGAACCAACTAGTAATGTTGATACAAAGAACAGATGTGTTAGGGACACTCAGTATCACAACTCTGGCTACCCTTTACGGTCCTGGAATGATTCTTTGAATTTTGCCGACAGCTACACTTTGAAGAGGGAACTTGATGTTGATGACAGATTATTCTCTAGTATTCAG AATGGTGAAATTCAAAATCGTCCATCGCTGTTTTCACATCATTTAAGTTTGCCAAAGACTTTAAGTGATATATCCTGCATGAACAAATTGCTGCAGTTTCAAGATTCTGTCCCCTGTAAGATCCGTGCCAAGCGAGGTTGTGCTACTCATCCACGTAGCATTGCAGAGAGG GTGAGAAGGACAAGAATCAGCGAACGAATGAGAAAACTACAAGAGCTTGTCCCCCACATGGATAAG CAAACGAACACTGCAGACATGTTAGATTTGGCTGTTGACTACATAAAAGACCTCCAAAAACAGTACAAG ACACTTAATGATAATCGGGCAAACTGTAGATGTTCGGCCATGCAGAAGCAAGGACTCAAGTGA
- the LOC108224106 gene encoding OVARIAN TUMOR DOMAIN-containing deubiquitinating enzyme 4 isoform X1, giving the protein MSSWILGVRCRVPATASCISLLAENVKPSYLDMSIIRKSRCLPVASLQMLQKRCFRPSFTKQKMNMSMATGKIKITSTCPSKTHLNRLLCCEYTSLRITPKSTCDVRYSSWMQGFLPASLIVGILVCSTYKPVNAEAQNVDKDCGASSVSHSHGKQVYTDYSIIGIPGDGRCMFRSVAHGAYVRSGKPAPNERIQKELADELRASVADEFIRRKEETEWFIEGDFDTYVSHIRKPHVWGGEPELLMASHVLQMPITVFMHDKESGGLISIAEYGQEYGKENPINILYHGFGHYDALQFPGKSGARSKL; this is encoded by the exons ATGAGTAGCTGGATATTAGGTGTTAGGTGTCGTGTACCAGCCACAGCTTCGTGTATTTCTCTCTTGGCTGAGAATGTAAAACCCAGTTATCTGGATATGTCTATTATCAGGAAAAGTCGTTGCTTACCGGTGGCTAGTCTTCAGATGCTCCAGAAAAGGTGTTTTCGACCTAGCTTTACCAAACAGAAGATGAACATGAGTATGGCAACGGGTAAGATAAAAATCACTTCTACATGCCCCTCGAAGACACACCTGAATAGATTACTGTGTTGTGAATATACATCGTTGAGGATAACTCCTAAGAGTACATGTGATGTTCGGTACTCTTCCTGGATGCAAGGCTTTCTTCCTGCTAGTTTAATTGTTGGAATTTTGGTTTGTTCTACTTATAAACCAGTAAATGCTGAAGCGCAAAATGTGGACAAAGATTGTGGTGCCTCTTCTGTCAGCCATTCACACGGAAAACAGGTCTACACTGACTATTCTATCATTG GCATACCTGGAGATGGAAGATGTATGTTCCGTTCTGTCGCACATGGCGCTTATGTGCGGTCAGGAAAACCTGCTCCCAATGAAAGGATTCAAAAAGAATTAGCAGATGAATTACGAGCCAGT GTAGCTGATGAATTtatcagaagaaaagaagagacAGAATG GTTTATTGAAGGCGACTTCGACACTTATGTCTCTCACATAAGGAAGCCTCATGTATGGGGTGGTGAGCCAGAATTACTTATGGCTTCTCATGTTCTTCA GATGCCAATTACAGTCTTCATGCACGACAAGGAATCTGGTGGCCTAATATCAATAGCCGAATATGGGCAAGAATATGGCAAGGAAAATCCTATCAATATTCTGTATCATGGTTTTGGCCACTATGATGCATTGCAGTTTCCTGGTAAGAGTGGCGCTCGATCAAAACTTTAG
- the LOC108224106 gene encoding OVARIAN TUMOR DOMAIN-containing deubiquitinating enzyme 4 isoform X2, translating into MSSWILGVRCRVPATASCISLLAENVKPSYLDMSIIRKSRCLPVASLQMLQKRCFRPSFTKQKMNMSMATVNAEAQNVDKDCGASSVSHSHGKQVYTDYSIIGIPGDGRCMFRSVAHGAYVRSGKPAPNERIQKELADELRASVADEFIRRKEETEWFIEGDFDTYVSHIRKPHVWGGEPELLMASHVLQMPITVFMHDKESGGLISIAEYGQEYGKENPINILYHGFGHYDALQFPGKSGARSKL; encoded by the exons ATGAGTAGCTGGATATTAGGTGTTAGGTGTCGTGTACCAGCCACAGCTTCGTGTATTTCTCTCTTGGCTGAGAATGTAAAACCCAGTTATCTGGATATGTCTATTATCAGGAAAAGTCGTTGCTTACCGGTGGCTAGTCTTCAGATGCTCCAGAAAAGGTGTTTTCGACCTAGCTTTACCAAACAGAAGATGAACATGAGTATGGCAACGG TAAATGCTGAAGCGCAAAATGTGGACAAAGATTGTGGTGCCTCTTCTGTCAGCCATTCACACGGAAAACAGGTCTACACTGACTATTCTATCATTG GCATACCTGGAGATGGAAGATGTATGTTCCGTTCTGTCGCACATGGCGCTTATGTGCGGTCAGGAAAACCTGCTCCCAATGAAAGGATTCAAAAAGAATTAGCAGATGAATTACGAGCCAGT GTAGCTGATGAATTtatcagaagaaaagaagagacAGAATG GTTTATTGAAGGCGACTTCGACACTTATGTCTCTCACATAAGGAAGCCTCATGTATGGGGTGGTGAGCCAGAATTACTTATGGCTTCTCATGTTCTTCA GATGCCAATTACAGTCTTCATGCACGACAAGGAATCTGGTGGCCTAATATCAATAGCCGAATATGGGCAAGAATATGGCAAGGAAAATCCTATCAATATTCTGTATCATGGTTTTGGCCACTATGATGCATTGCAGTTTCCTGGTAAGAGTGGCGCTCGATCAAAACTTTAG
- the LOC108223586 gene encoding uncharacterized protein LOC108223586, translated as MGDEMPNANTMNLDLNLGPVVNPDEEIGSGESMNLEEWLGRPVNRLRETFMRQRASRPRAGQRWRSVWRPVPIPPETRDLALELMAGAGLEMGEGSVAPAERPSEETKVCDTNNGYLENEALGKKDNDEKGNGEDGSFFDCNICLDLAKEPVVTCCGHLFCWPCLYRWLHLHSDAKECPICKGEVTMKNLTPIYGRGNNSKQEPEDESSLKIPQRPQARRVESWRQAFQRNAFTIPMEEMIRRLGNRFDLSRDVAQGNPRNTGSPRVSPERSNLLLNRFLTSRGMRREQNVGLPSEEAVDLSQSSPTNSEVVESLRVLRRSHPHRAAVISNFTSALSSAERLVESYFRSHPAENVDDRDSVSSIAAVIQSESQTVDTAVEIDSRVSLSTSSSRRRHDASRISDVDSGDSRAPRRRRLN; from the coding sequence ATGGGAGACGAGATGCCTAATGCTAATACAATGAATCTTGATTTGAACTTGGGACCTGTGGTCAATCCTGACGAGGAGATTGGGTCTGGTGAATCGATGAACTTGGAGGAATGGTTGGGCAGGCCTGTGAATAGACTTAGGGAGACCTTTATGAGGCAGAGAGCTTCAAGGCCGAGGGCTGGTCAAAGGTGGCGATCAGTATGGAGACCGGTTCCTATTCCTCCTGAAACGAGGGACCTTGCACTGGAGTTGATGGCGGGTGCTGGGTTGGAAATGGGTGAGGGGAGTGTTGCACCTGCGGAAAGGCCTAGTGAGGAAACTAAAGTGTGTGATACTAATAATGGGTACTTAGAAAATGAGGCCTTGGGAAAGAAGGATAATGATGAAAAAGGTAATGGTGAGGATGGAAGCTTTTTTGATTGTAATATATGCTTGGACTTGGCCAAGGAACCAGTAGTGACATGCTGTGGTCACCTGTTTTGTTGGCCTTGCCTTTATCGGTGGTTGCACCTTCACTCTGATGCTAAGGAATGCCCTATATGCAAGGGAGAGGTAACCATGAAGAATTTAACTCCTATTTATGGTCGTGGGAATAACAGCAAACAGGAGCCAGAAGACGAATCAAGTCTTAAGATCCCTCAGAGGCCCCAAGCGCGGCGGGTTGAGAGCTGGAGGCAGGCTTTTCAGAGAAATGCATTTACTATTCCGATGGAGGAAATGATTCGGCGTCTTGGAAATAGATTTGATTTAAGCCGGGATGTAGCCCAGGGAAATCCTCGAAATACTGGCAGCCCCCGTGTATCGCCAGAGAGAAGTAACTTACTACTCAATCGATTTCTGACTTCTAGAGGAATGCGAAGAGAACAGAATGTAGGTTTGCCATCGGAGGAAGCTGTTGACTTGTCACAAAGCAGTCCTACTAACTCTGAGGTAGTGGAGAGTCTTCGAGTTCTTCGAAGATCACATCCACATCGAGCTGCTGTTATCTCCAATTTTACATCTGCATTGAGCTCTGCTGAAAGACTAGTAGAGTCTTATTTCCGTAGTCATCCTGCAGAGAATGTTGATGATCGAGATTCTGTATCAAGTATTGCTGCTGTGATACAATCAGAAAGTCAGACAGTTGATACTGCAGTTGAAATAGATTCCCGAGTGTCACTCTCTACTTCGTCATCAAGAAGAAGACATGATGCTTCTAGAATTTCAGACGTGGATAGTGGAGATTCTCGTGCCCCTAGAAGGAGGCGGCTTAACTGA